One window of Novosphingobium sp. P6W genomic DNA carries:
- a CDS encoding bile acid:sodium symporter family protein produces the protein MKALLARLNIDPYLLLLVGTVGLASVLPARGIWADIAGGVADAGIALLFFLHGAKLSREAILDGAKAWKLHLTVAAVTFVLFPIIGLGVRAIPGLEPSLATGVLYLTLLPSTVQSSIAFTAIAGGNVAAAVCSASFSNLAGIFITPVLTALLITGKSQGFSADPVIAIASQLLLPFMAGHFLRPWIGKFVTRNKQVLGYVDRGSILLVVYTAFGAAVIEGLWQKVTLGELGLIALLSLGVLAVVMIAASLVGKMLGFPREDRIVLLFCGSKKSLATGVPLAGVLFPAAQVGAIILPLMFFHQIQLMVCAVLARKFAAENEADKVVVAE, from the coding sequence ATGAAGGCTCTGCTGGCGCGCTTGAACATTGATCCTTACCTGCTGTTGCTGGTCGGCACGGTGGGTCTGGCTTCGGTGCTTCCCGCGCGCGGGATCTGGGCCGATATCGCGGGCGGCGTGGCCGATGCGGGTATCGCGCTGCTGTTCTTTCTCCACGGCGCCAAACTTTCGCGGGAGGCTATCCTCGACGGGGCCAAGGCGTGGAAGCTGCACCTGACGGTGGCGGCGGTGACCTTCGTTCTGTTCCCGATCATCGGTCTGGGTGTGCGGGCGATCCCCGGCCTTGAGCCTTCGCTGGCGACCGGCGTGCTCTACCTGACGCTGCTGCCTTCGACCGTGCAGTCGTCGATCGCGTTCACCGCGATTGCCGGGGGCAACGTGGCGGCGGCGGTGTGCAGCGCCTCGTTCTCGAATCTGGCGGGCATCTTCATCACGCCGGTGCTGACTGCGCTGCTGATCACCGGCAAGAGCCAGGGCTTCTCCGCCGACCCGGTCATCGCCATCGCCTCGCAGTTGCTGCTGCCGTTTATGGCGGGCCATTTCCTGCGCCCGTGGATCGGCAAGTTCGTGACGCGCAACAAGCAGGTGCTCGGCTACGTCGATCGCGGCTCGATCCTGCTGGTGGTCTATACTGCCTTCGGGGCCGCCGTGATCGAGGGATTGTGGCAGAAAGTGACGCTGGGCGAACTGGGCCTGATTGCGCTGCTCTCGCTGGGCGTGCTGGCCGTAGTGATGATCGCGGCCTCGCTGGTCGGCAAGATGCTGGGCTTCCCGCGTGAGGACCGGATCGTGCTGCTGTTCTGCGGTTCCAAGAAGAGCCTGGCGACGGGCGTGCCGCTGGCCGGGGTGTTGTTCCCGGCGGCGCAGGTGGGTGCGATCATCCTGCCGCTGATGTTCTTCCATCAGATCCAGTTGATGGTCTGCGCCGTCCTCGCCCGCAAGTTCGCGGCCGAGAACGAAGCGGACAAGGTTGTGGTGGCGGAGTAG
- a CDS encoding NAD-dependent epimerase/dehydratase family protein, with amino-acid sequence MERPIIALTGATGFVGQAVLEAALEAGYAVRALTRRTQPERRNVDWVGGDLGNRAALADLMHGVEGVIHVAGVVNAPDAAGFEEGNVTGTLNMIEAAIEAGVRRFVNVSSLSAREPELSAYGASKAKAEKFLMASPLDWTIVRPPAIYGPHDKEMFELFRAARWGVMPMPKDGRASMIHVEDLARLLVELVPGNGEMVGEVADGVSGRVFEPDDGKPQGWDHYETAMAIGWAMGKRPRVIGMSRGMLTTVARLDNFLRGTRAKMTLDRAAYFSHPDWVVSPEATVPATLWQPRIETREGLKATAQWYREQKWL; translated from the coding sequence ATAGAACGGCCGATCATCGCACTGACCGGCGCGACCGGATTTGTCGGGCAGGCCGTGCTCGAAGCCGCGCTTGAAGCGGGCTATGCGGTGCGCGCGCTGACCCGCCGCACCCAGCCGGAACGCCGCAACGTCGACTGGGTCGGCGGCGACCTGGGCAACCGGGCGGCGCTGGCCGACCTCATGCACGGCGTCGAAGGCGTGATCCACGTGGCCGGCGTGGTCAATGCGCCCGATGCCGCCGGGTTCGAGGAAGGCAACGTCACCGGCACGCTCAACATGATCGAGGCGGCGATCGAGGCCGGCGTGCGCCGCTTCGTCAACGTCTCCTCGCTCTCCGCGCGTGAGCCGGAGCTTTCCGCTTACGGTGCGTCCAAGGCCAAGGCCGAGAAGTTTCTCATGGCCAGCCCGCTGGACTGGACCATCGTGCGCCCCCCGGCGATCTACGGGCCTCACGACAAGGAAATGTTCGAGCTGTTCCGCGCCGCGCGCTGGGGCGTGATGCCGATGCCGAAGGACGGGCGCGCGTCGATGATCCACGTCGAGGATCTGGCGCGCCTGCTGGTGGAGCTGGTTCCCGGCAACGGCGAGATGGTGGGCGAAGTGGCGGACGGCGTCAGCGGCCGCGTGTTCGAGCCGGACGACGGCAAGCCGCAGGGCTGGGACCACTATGAGACGGCAATGGCCATCGGCTGGGCCATGGGCAAACGCCCGCGCGTGATCGGCATGTCGCGCGGGATGCTGACCACGGTGGCGCGCCTGGACAATTTTTTGCGCGGCACCCGCGCAAAAATGACGCTCGACCGTGCCGCCTATTTCAGCCATCCGGACTGGGTGGTCTCGCCCGAGGCCACGGTTCCCGCCACGCTCTGGCAACCCCGCATCGAAACGCGCGAAGGCCTGAAGGCCACCGCGCAGTGGTATCGCGAGCAGAAGTGGCTTTGA
- the proB gene encoding glutamate 5-kinase: MPISRLSDLADASLSPRLVIKVGSALLVGPEGVRRAWVAGLVAEIAEARGRGQDVIVVSSGAIALGAATLGLEKGGRGSLADAQAAAAVGQIALSGLWAQLLGGHGITAAQMLLTLEDLEDRRRYLNVTATLGRLLDAGAVPVINENDSVATQEIRFGDNDRLAARVAQAAGASAVVLLSDIDGLYDRHPKLPGARMIPVVEGVTAEVQAMASTESNSGMGSGGMVSKLQAAEIAQLAGICLVIGNGQHDRPVERIIAGGIGTLFVPRGKAGARKAWLGGRLRLKGELIVDDGAAAALRRGSSLLAKGITVVEGVFSRGDPVAILDAEGRVLAHGLSEYDGAECAAIVGLHSSDQEQVLGYAPRSSVVHRDQMVMKSPMVTK; encoded by the coding sequence ATGCCCATTTCCCGACTCTCCGACCTCGCCGACGCATCCCTGTCTCCCCGCCTTGTCATCAAGGTGGGATCGGCGCTGCTTGTCGGCCCGGAAGGCGTGCGGCGCGCCTGGGTGGCGGGTCTCGTGGCCGAGATCGCCGAGGCGCGCGGCCGGGGACAGGACGTGATCGTCGTGTCTTCAGGCGCCATCGCGCTGGGCGCGGCGACGCTGGGGCTGGAGAAGGGCGGACGCGGCAGCCTTGCCGATGCGCAGGCCGCTGCCGCCGTGGGCCAGATCGCGCTTTCGGGGCTTTGGGCGCAGCTGCTGGGCGGCCACGGCATTACCGCCGCGCAAATGCTGCTCACCCTGGAAGATCTGGAAGACCGCCGCCGTTACCTCAACGTCACCGCCACGCTGGGCCGCCTTCTGGATGCGGGCGCGGTGCCGGTCATCAACGAGAACGATTCGGTGGCGACTCAGGAAATCCGCTTCGGCGACAACGACCGCCTTGCCGCGCGCGTGGCGCAGGCGGCGGGGGCAAGCGCGGTGGTGCTGCTGTCCGACATCGACGGTCTTTACGATCGCCACCCCAAGCTGCCCGGCGCGCGGATGATCCCGGTGGTAGAGGGCGTGACCGCCGAAGTGCAGGCGATGGCCAGCACCGAATCGAATTCCGGCATGGGTTCGGGCGGCATGGTGTCCAAGCTGCAGGCGGCCGAAATCGCGCAGCTGGCCGGGATCTGTCTGGTCATCGGCAACGGCCAGCACGACCGGCCGGTGGAACGCATCATCGCCGGCGGCATCGGCACCCTGTTCGTGCCGCGCGGCAAGGCCGGCGCGCGCAAGGCGTGGCTAGGCGGACGCCTGCGGCTCAAGGGCGAACTCATCGTCGACGACGGCGCCGCGGCCGCGCTGCGCCGCGGCTCCAGCCTGCTGGCAAAGGGCATCACGGTGGTCGAGGGCGTGTTCAGCCGGGGCGATCCGGTTGCCATCCTCGACGCGGAGGGCCGCGTGCTGGCGCATGGCCTGTCCGAGTATGACGGCGCCGAATGCGCCGCGATCGTCGGCCTCCATTCGAGCGATCAGGAACAGGTTCTCGGCTATGCGCCGCGCTCCTCGGTGGTCCACCGCGACCAGATGGTGATGAAGTCCCCGATGGTGACGAAGTGA
- the obgE gene encoding GTPase ObgE gives MHFLDQAKIYTRSGGGGPGAVSFRREMYVEYGGPDGGNGGKGGDIIFEAVAGLNTLIDFRYTQHFKAPRGGHGMGQNRNGASGKDLVIKVPIGTQVIADDEDRDTVLLDLTQAGQRVVFMEGGMGGRGNASYKTSTNRAPRQHQPGIAPVEQWVWLRLKLLADVGLVGMPNAGKSTFINKLSNAKAKVGDYAFTTLRPQLGVVMHKHREFVVADIPGLIAGAAEGAGVGDRFLGHIERCRVLVHLIDISNADPVEAMHIVEEELEAYSEELSDKPRLVALNKCDLVDDALAADYAKMLLKAGADEVFPISGATGRGMSKLLDAIVDYLPAATVTERPQGAQEELDEKPWSPI, from the coding sequence ATGCATTTTCTAGACCAGGCCAAGATCTACACGCGTTCGGGCGGCGGCGGCCCCGGTGCGGTCAGCTTCCGGCGCGAGATGTACGTCGAATACGGCGGCCCTGACGGCGGCAACGGCGGCAAGGGCGGCGACATCATCTTCGAGGCGGTCGCAGGTCTCAATACCCTGATCGATTTCCGCTACACCCAGCACTTCAAGGCCCCGCGCGGTGGCCACGGCATGGGCCAGAACCGCAACGGCGCGTCCGGCAAGGACCTTGTCATCAAGGTGCCGATTGGCACGCAGGTGATCGCCGATGATGAGGACCGTGACACCGTACTGCTCGATCTGACGCAGGCCGGCCAGCGCGTGGTCTTCATGGAAGGCGGCATGGGTGGGCGCGGCAACGCCAGCTACAAGACCAGCACCAACCGCGCCCCGCGCCAGCACCAGCCGGGCATTGCCCCGGTTGAGCAATGGGTATGGTTGCGCCTCAAGCTGCTGGCCGACGTCGGTCTGGTGGGCATGCCCAACGCGGGCAAGTCGACCTTCATCAACAAGCTGTCGAACGCCAAGGCCAAGGTCGGCGACTATGCGTTCACCACGCTGCGCCCGCAGCTGGGCGTCGTCATGCACAAGCACCGCGAGTTCGTGGTGGCCGACATTCCCGGCCTGATCGCCGGCGCCGCAGAAGGCGCAGGCGTGGGTGACCGTTTCCTGGGCCACATCGAGCGTTGCCGCGTGCTGGTACACCTCATCGATATTTCCAACGCCGATCCCGTCGAAGCGATGCACATCGTTGAGGAGGAGCTGGAAGCCTACAGCGAAGAACTGTCGGACAAGCCGCGCCTGGTCGCGCTCAACAAGTGCGACCTTGTCGACGATGCGCTGGCGGCTGACTACGCCAAGATGTTGCTGAAGGCCGGGGCCGACGAGGTTTTCCCGATCTCTGGCGCCACCGGCAGGGGCATGTCGAAGCTGCTGGATGCTATCGTCGACTATCTCCCGGCCGCTACGGTGACCGAGCGTCCCCAGGGCGCGCAGGAAGAACTCGACGAAAAACCGTGGTCGCCGATCTGA